tttaattaaaaatttgataaaattataaagattaataaataattaaatttttaattaattgtagTACATATATATCTCTAAGATATTTTTCTTTGACTTAATCATTATTTGCCGAATCAACTTTGTGAAGGAATCAAGGAAGTTCATAAACAATTAAGGATATTAGAgtgatccaaaacaaaatgatcAAACAAATAATAAACTGCCAAAATAAACTACCAAAATAAATTTAGTGCATATgctctaaaataataaaatagtacaaatcttagtataattttaaatcAATCATTTTTGCTAAATATATACTATTAAATTgttataaatcaaatttaaattatgagtttaattttaattagctGAGAGTATTTACATGGTTTTTCAATTGAATTTATACATCTAAATGAAATTTAAGTGGTGGATaggatttaaaaataaatcatttttattaatataataatataattttatataaaatttttatgtattattagTGTATCAAAATTGAATTCTTAAATCATtccaaaaaaatacaaataaaaaaaaaatcatataccTCAAATAAAGCTAATACTTAACAATTTCTCCATATTCCTTAATTATATTTGATATTCATTAGTTTTTCCTAGCTAGCACTTAACTaacttattttaattaattctctgtattttaaatatgtatttcttaATTTGCAGCCTACAAGCCTATGGTTCCTTCCCTTTGCATATGCATTTGTAGCCAACAATGTCTATAGCCTATGTGAAGCATTGATTTGTGGATCCACAATAAAGAGTTGGTTGAACTTGCAAAGAATGAGATTCATAAGGAGAACCACTTCCTATTTCTTTGGATTCATTGATACCATAACAAAGCAATTGGGCCTATCACAAACAAATTTTGTGGTAACAGACAAGGTTGTCACCGAGGATGTTCAAAAGAGGTATGAGAAAGAAATCATTGACTTTGGAGGATGTTCATCAATCATGTTGACCATGTTGGTAACATTGGCATTACTAAACCTTCTTGGTCTTCTTGTGGGAATTAGGAGAATTATTATGGGACAATTGATTATGATTATTCAATTTGTGATTAGTGCAATGATTGTAATGGTGAATTTACCAGTTTATGAAGCTCTTTTCATTCGTAGTGATAAAGGTAGCATATCAAGCAATGTGATGATTAAGTCCTTTGTGTTGGCCTCATTAGCATGCTTCATTGCAACTTTTGTCTTCTAATTATTGTAGAGCTTAAAGTCAAAGAAATGTGCAATaatgaattaattatttaattatattgaagtAGTGTATATTTGTGTTCCAATAATATTGATAAAAATCTTGAATCTCTCTCAATCTCTTTCCaattttgttttagtttattggagttcttaatatatattttattttgcagccagaattttgttattattagtaTGTATTTATTCACAATTTCACACTCAATAACTCAATctctttattcttttaaaaatatttgcataggttaaaaaatattgaatttataaaaattaaaatatatttatagaaaaatattaaataatttattgttttttcgTATTTTACTAATATCTTTTTTCCTATGCATTTttctaattatatattattgaataagaatctaaatttaaaaaaataatatttttataattttaaattatattattatttgtaaaaaaataatttcataactAAACAATTATTTGAAAATGAGAGAGTATTAGAATAGAAACAACTCCAATATCTGTGATCTAATAGTAATAAATTAAGTGAATATTAGTatcataatataaaaaaaaatctagaaaacATTCGTAAAAAGAAAAGTTTATGGGGagcaattttattaaattctgacaaaagaaaaataaataattctacaTCATTAGATGAAATTTCACATCATTAAAAACATCATTGATAACTACTTAATAactacaattcacaaaaattaCCGACACATAACACTCCTCTTTATAAAAAAGAGAGGGTTAATAATGTTGATAAGGCAATGCTACATGTGATCCAAATTGAATGTATAAAAGATATCAATGTTTAGTTAAACTTATCCATCATGCATTGCCTCATTCAGAAAAAGAAAAGACAGAGAAAAAATGGTACCCTTTTTTGTCTCTAGGCCTCTGTAATCAACTAATCATAGTGCAAAAAATATCAATCACAAGCCACAACCTTAACCATTATTCCAAACACGCATTCTAAACTTTTCCTAATGACATAACTAGTAAGATATACCAATGAAAACTAGTTAATTAACTGCCAATAgataacatttaaaaaaaaaaacaagtatACTACAAATATTGAAATATACCTTGACGGCTTGGCCAGAATAATATCATTCCACCAAGACATTCTCAACCAATATTGCTTCAGAAACACtcaattttgtttcaaaataaaGATATTTAACATGTTTTCTACTCTCTactttatttttagataaagtatatatattttttatattcttaacaagttttaaatatatttttaatatttaacttattttaattttatcttttaatatttttgataaatttcATTATGTCctttcctttaatttttttttaaattttacatttCCTTTAAACACATCATTGTTGTCTTTATTCTCATCACCcgaaataaaaaatactttattattttttttatataaaaaaaagtgtcTTTATGTTTTTCTATGAAGGTAACTATCAATGAAAGAAGTTAGCTATTTATCAATGCAAGCCTTTGTTGCCTCTTCATGtatcactatatatatatatggtgtaTTTCTTCCTCTAATAATACAAGTTATTATTACACTTTACATTCTTTCATCACTCTATATATGTTAACTAGCTTATTATTAGTTTTGTAATAATAACAAGTTTTATTTTGAGAAAAGAAAACttgtattattgttattattattaattgttatatatatttcgAAATACATAGAATTAAAGTCATTAGAAAGATATGGTTGTAAAGAGGAGTGATGATGAAGAATCATTGTTTGAGACAACCAAATCAAGAGGGAGGTTCCTACATAGGCTGTTTTCACTGTCTTTGTTTGTCGCCATCTGCTTTGTCTATGCTTACAGGTTGACCCACATACCCACCGGAGGAGAAGACCACGGCGGCGGCGAAGATTACTACTATGGGACATGGACTTGGCTCGGGTTGCTTGCGGCGGAGCTATGGTTCGGCCTCTACTGGGTCTTGGCTCAAGCCTTCCGGTGGAACTTAGTGTTTAGGAAAACCTTCAAGAACAGACTCTCTCAAAGGTAACATTTTagatacaaaaatattttataacaaaaaattgttagtaaaaaattgtcaaaatttattatttatagttttatttaaatattttacaataaataaatattaaataagataatttaaattatttaaacaGATTATTTTTTGTTTCCTTAGTATTATTACTGTTTACATTATTAGTTCTTCTAACATCTTTCATATTATGGTCTTGCAAATGATAAAATTtcaatatgaatttttttttaagttaaaatttAGAAGTGAGACTCGAATTCAAAACTTTTAagtgaagaaaaaaatttatgcGATTTAAGTTATAGTTCGTTGGCAACATAATTCCTCTCTTATTATTACTTGAGTGTATCACTTGTATATATATCAATAGTATTTATCtgtatactaaaaattaattattagttattaattattatgtatagAAATCatgtttaatattttataattaaaaaatatattattataaacaaatttaatttaattatttgtttattgtaaatttaattattttattctaagaagttaagtttgattattttaatgACATGTGaatcaataatatatataaatataaataaatatataataatttatttagtaGCTGAATTTTAGTTTATATATAGAGAATTTTTGTTGTATAACTAAATTTTACTATTGACAAAAGAGAGAAGAACGACAAAAACCACCCACATAAAAGATCTATCAATATATatatcaaagtataataaaaattgaaccaaaagatattgttgttgttaattaataataaaatatttatatatgtattagtAAGATATATTTAACATATATAGTAGTGAATAATTAAGTTAATACATTTGTCAACGAGCTATAACTCAAATGACATAATCTCTTCATACTCACCTAAAAATTGTAAGTTCGAATCTTTCtacttttagaaaaaaaaataatttaatacgTTTGTAGTGATAATAAGacaatcaataaaaatatataggagtagatagtataataattataattaatggtGTAAATTAAATAACAGATATGAAGAAAGCAAGTTACCAAAAGTGGACATATTTGTGTGCACAGCAGATCCAGATATTGAACCACCAATAATGGTGATCAACACAGTCTTGTCTCTTATGGCTTATGACTATCCTTCTGAGAAGCTGAGTGTTTATCTCTCTGATGATGCTGCTTCTGATCTCACTTTCTATGCTCTTTTGGAGGCTTCTCTCTTTGCCAAGCATTGGTTACCTTTCTGCAAAAAATTCAATGTTCAACCTAGGTCTCCAGCtgcttattttaataatatccTTCTTCACCATAATCATGCTACTAAAGAATTCGCAAACATTAAGGTATATAATCATGTAACTTTAATGTATTTTCATCAAATTCATATTTCAGGTAAGATATAATAATAAGAGTAAAATGACACATTCtcaaaaattttgattttggattaattagtctttgaaaaaaaaaaataccaatcAGCTAAGTCTTTCATAATAGTAAATGGTAGACATATATGTTTTTCTGTCTATAAATAGTTCAAAACGAAATGAAGTTATACAtgtatttcattatttatagtAGTGCATGTCTTATTGCTGTACATGAGCATGAAAAACGGTgtaattttaaataatgaagcatttattatcttttgagtttttatgactATCTTTTATAGATAGACACGTCAGAGTTTTTATGactatcttttataaataaacACGTCAGAATAATTAAtagtatatataaatattaccATTAAGTTGATAAATTGATAGAAGGACATCATATGTTCACCGTTTACTATGGTGAAGGatcaaattgatttttttttctaagacTAATTAGTCCAAAGTCAAAATCTTCAAGAACTTAATTGTCACTTTACTCTTATATATTAAGACCAAAATATAAAAACactttaatatataaattgtcCTTAAAGctatagaaaaaattaaattttagtataaTGTCACGATGTACTTACTTCTGATAATGCAATTTTGTGTTCATATTTAATGGTATAGAAATTATACgatgaaatgaaaaagaaaattgaagatGCAACTAAGTTGGGAAGAGTAGCGAATGAAGAACGTTTGAAGCATAGTGGATTTTCTCAATGGGATTCATATTCTTCTCGACGTGATCATGACACAATTCTTCAAGTATAATAATATAGTAACATTATTTATTATACAACTTTTTCTATCAATTAATTAGgtgattataatttatattaattaattgatttgattttgtTATTCTAACAGATAATATTGCATAAAAAAGAGCCGCATAATTCTAAAGATGAAGATGGGAATTATTTGCCAACTCTTGTGTATTTGGCTCGTGAGAAGAGACCCCAACATCATCACAATTTCAAAGCTGGAGCCATGAACTCCTTGGTATAGATGTTTTATCATAATTTCACAGTCATCTAATAAAACTCTTTGTGTTTAGATAATTTTGTAAgtagtaattttaaaaattagttatttttgttgATGTAGTAATACACAATTAGTTATTTGTCTGCATAAAAATTAAGTGCTAATTTTATTATTCCATAACTATATATATGCTACATTAGTATAAATTATACCaatttcattaatgaaacatTATATCAATTGTTCTTATATTGTacctaattaattaattaattgtagCTAAGGGTGTCATCAATGATTAGCAATGCAAAGATCGTTCTAAATGTAGATTGTGACATGTACTCAAACAGTTCAGAATCAGTGAGGGATGCTCTCTGTTTTTTGATGGATGAAGAGAAAGGCCATGAAATTGCTTTTGTGCAGTTCCCTCAAAACTTTGACAACATTCTCAAGCATGACATGTACAGCAGCACTCTATTAACATTAATTGATGTGAGTCACTTCATCTTCACCaacataaataaattgaaaaatattcaaatgattcatttttttctagtattgattattatttttattattattatacgaAGGTGGAGATGCATGGTGCTGATGGTTATGATGGGCCTTTGTACATTGGAACATGCTGCTTTCATAGGAGGGATGCTCTATGTGGAATGAAGTTCAGTGATGGATACAAGAATGACTTATTAAAGAGTGAGAGAGACAATTGCGTAGAAGAAAACTTGCATGAATTAGAAGTAAAATCAAAGGCTCTAGCAAGTTGCACCTATGAGGAAAACACACTTTGGGGAAAAGAGGTGGCTTATATTTCCATATCCTCTCTTAATTGAACAAAATCCccatttttaaaatgaaaatttcaTATATGAGCAGAAGTTTACCAGGATATATTTATTTGCGCTCTTATAAAAGTTGGTAAAATATGGAATGATTAATCAGCCATTAGAATTATCAATCATGTTATAGTAGATTCAAACCTGCAATAGACGAATAATTAAATTTGCTTACAAAagtatagtaaaaaaaaattatgagatGCTAAATACATATTTCTATATGTGGTAACTGCTTGGTAGCTGATTTTTGATGTGCATGTAACATGATTGTTTGAAAAAGTAATTGAATCTTATGAAAGTGAAAATTTCTTAATAAGATTGAATAAGATATTTAAAGTTTAAAGATTTCTTAATATGCATACTAAAAATTAGTAATAATGGTTCATTCCAAATATAGATGGGTGTGATATATGGGAGTCTAGTGGAGGATGTGATGACAGGACTGTATATACATTTACAAGGATGGAAATCAGTGTACTATAGCCCACCAAGGAAGGCTTTCTATGGTGTTGCTCCAACCACCTTGCTTCAAGCACTTGTTCAGCACAAGAGATGGGCTGAAGGAGAACTTCAAATTCTTCTTTCTAAGCATTGTCCAGCATTGTATGGCCATGGAAGGATCAACTTAGCCCTACAAATGGGATATTCTTACTACAATTGTTGGGCACTCACCTCCTTATCAAAGCTATGTTACTCCATCATCCCTTCACTCTATTTCCTTAGAGGCATTCCCTTGTTTCCAAAGGTAATGTGATTATTTAGAAGCATCTTGCAAAACTAGCGTTTTTGTTGTAtaacttaataataaaaaatgttttatgTACTCATTTGTCTTATACACTGAATATATTTCTTGTGCTGATCAGATGTCTAGCATGTGGTTCATACCTTTTGCATATGTAATAGTGGGTGAAAGTGCTCGCAGTTTGTTGGAGTTTGTGTTATTTGGAGGCACAATCCAAGGTTGGTGGAATGACCTAAGGATGGTGCTGTACAAGGGAACAAGCTCTTACCTATTTGCTCTCATAGACAACATCTCCAAGTTATTTGGCCTTCCAGATTCTCCCTTTACAGTCACAGCTAAGGTCATGGAGGAAGATGTTTCCGAACGATACGAGAAACAAGTTATGGAGTTTGGAGCAGCTTCTCCATTGTTCACTGTATTGGCAACACTTGCATTGCTCAATTTGTTCTGTTTACTTGGCTTTTTGAAGGAGTTAGCCCTTAGTGAAGACTGGTTTGGAACTTATAAGAAAATGTCATTGCAAATTCTGTTGTGTGGGTTCTTGGTACTTATCAATATTCCTATATACCAAGGACTTTTCTTAAGGAAGGATAAGGGCAGATTGCCAAGCTCTATTGCCATTAAATCAACAGTATTGGCTCTAAGCACATGCATCCTCTTCAGCATGTTGAAAGATTAAATTGTTGTAATGTCTGCATTTGTCTTTTATttggaaggaaaaaaaaaataatttcataatgAAAGGATTCTTATTGTCATTTGAAGGAATTGTATAATGTTTACTTTTGAAAGATGTTGGATATAAACATGTTCTTCCGTTCAAGCTTTTAGACAGGAGCAACCACTACTATGATTCTGCAGGAGGATTCTGTATGCAGCAAAACCATTTCTTCTGAAAATCAATTCATTCATGAGAAGGTTAACACGCTATACCTTACGATTAATTCAAGTACCATGCATCTATTCAATGATTACATTGCCATTTGACTATCTAAACTTGGACAAAGAAATAGAAACACCTTCCTGAGTTAGTTCTACAAATGATCCCTGAGCTagaacaacaaacaacacagaCAAGAATGATAAGGTTCATTACTTCATTACCTTATTACGTCATATACATCAA
The Arachis stenosperma cultivar V10309 chromosome 7, arast.V10309.gnm1.PFL2, whole genome shotgun sequence genome window above contains:
- the LOC130940805 gene encoding cellulose synthase-like protein E1, which translates into the protein MVVKRSDDEESLFETTKSRGRFLHRLFSLSLFVAICFVYAYRLTHIPTGGEDHGGGEDYYYGTWTWLGLLAAELWFGLYWVLAQAFRWNLVFRKTFKNRLSQRYEESKLPKVDIFVCTADPDIEPPIMVINTVLSLMAYDYPSEKLSVYLSDDAASDLTFYALLEASLFAKHWLPFCKKFNVQPRSPAAYFNNILLHHNHATKEFANIKKLYDEMKKKIEDATKLGRVANEERLKHSGFSQWDSYSSRRDHDTILQIILHKKEPHNSKDEDGNYLPTLVYLAREKRPQHHHNFKAGAMNSLLRVSSMISNAKIVLNVDCDMYSNSSESVRDALCFLMDEEKGHEIAFVQFPQNFDNILKHDMYSSTLLTLIDVEMHGADGYDGPLYIGTCCFHRRDALCGMKFSDGYKNDLLKSERDNCVEENLHELEVKSKALASCTYEENTLWGKEMGVIYGSLVEDVMTGLYIHLQGWKSVYYSPPRKAFYGVAPTTLLQALVQHKRWAEGELQILLSKHCPALYGHGRINLALQMGYSYYNCWALTSLSKLCYSIIPSLYFLRGIPLFPKMSSMWFIPFAYVIVGESARSLLEFVLFGGTIQGWWNDLRMVLYKGTSSYLFALIDNISKLFGLPDSPFTVTAKVMEEDVSERYEKQVMEFGAASPLFTVLATLALLNLFCLLGFLKELALSEDWFGTYKKMSLQILLCGFLVLINIPIYQGLFLRKDKGRLPSSIAIKSTVLALSTCILFSMLKD